One stretch of Roseimicrobium sp. ORNL1 DNA includes these proteins:
- a CDS encoding L,D-transpeptidase family protein, giving the protein MRSLCLCIWVSGFVAALTLAAQEVVPVAETQTQSPALHEVPRVALLLDAALCDGFDFPAGDVNGKGSYRDKSTRRYHQGWSITPVLPEAGGSVDVAFPGELWNGQGGGATDAGQSVYAIGSGTVRSVIDDGAAERSVIEIEHRFVENGTLRTAVSYYKGIADTKLKPGDPVKRRQQIGVIARGAGDAPTGLMLGIQVETAGAPASPTLTPSAFIRERRKLLVPSREPEIFIAMKQDYRLYLFRKGKLVSTFPIALSQDPIGPKTREGDNRTPEGEYRITQKAKGPFGGDYGDYLGKAWIRISYPNAYDARLALAEGRITESQCTTIVSATNARKMPPAKTSLGGGVGIHGWASDWPDGPQHLTWGCLSLREADLMALYDLMQQGALILMHP; this is encoded by the coding sequence ATGCGCTCTCTTTGCCTGTGTATCTGGGTGAGTGGTTTCGTTGCTGCACTCACTCTTGCGGCTCAAGAAGTGGTGCCGGTTGCGGAGACACAAACACAGTCGCCTGCTCTGCACGAGGTGCCTCGCGTCGCCTTGTTGCTCGATGCTGCTCTTTGTGATGGCTTCGACTTCCCTGCCGGAGATGTGAACGGCAAGGGCAGCTACCGGGACAAGAGCACGCGACGCTATCATCAGGGCTGGAGTATCACTCCTGTCTTACCAGAGGCAGGAGGCTCCGTTGACGTTGCGTTCCCAGGCGAACTTTGGAATGGCCAGGGTGGTGGTGCCACGGATGCAGGTCAATCCGTGTACGCTATCGGCAGTGGCACGGTGCGTTCCGTCATCGATGATGGAGCTGCGGAAAGATCGGTCATCGAGATAGAGCATCGCTTTGTCGAAAACGGCACGCTCCGCACGGCGGTGTCTTACTACAAGGGCATAGCTGACACCAAGCTGAAGCCCGGTGATCCAGTGAAACGACGTCAGCAGATTGGCGTGATTGCCCGGGGAGCGGGGGATGCACCCACGGGATTGATGCTCGGCATTCAAGTGGAGACTGCCGGCGCGCCTGCATCGCCCACACTCACGCCGTCCGCTTTCATCCGCGAACGCCGCAAGCTCCTCGTGCCCTCGCGTGAGCCGGAGATCTTCATTGCCATGAAGCAGGACTATCGGCTCTACCTTTTTCGCAAGGGAAAGCTCGTGAGCACCTTTCCCATCGCACTCAGCCAGGATCCCATCGGTCCGAAGACGCGCGAAGGCGACAATCGCACCCCGGAAGGGGAGTACCGCATCACGCAGAAGGCGAAGGGACCCTTCGGCGGCGACTACGGCGACTACCTCGGCAAGGCGTGGATCCGCATCAGTTATCCGAATGCCTATGATGCCCGCTTGGCATTGGCCGAGGGCCGCATCACCGAGAGCCAGTGCACCACCATCGTCTCCGCCACGAACGCACGCAAGATGCCACCCGCCAAGACCAGCCTCGGTGGCGGCGTGGGCATTCACGGCTGGGCCAGCGACTGGCCGGATGGTCCGCAGCATCTCACGTGGGGCTGCCTGAGCCTGCGGGAGGCAGACCTCATGGCGTTGTATGATCTGATGCAGCAGGGGGCGCTGATTCTGATGCACCCGTGA
- a CDS encoding FmdB family zinc ribbon protein — protein sequence MPTYEYECTTCGHQFEAVQSMKDPKLTDCPQESCAGPVQRKLGKGAGIIFKGSGFYITDYRSESYKAAAKKDSAGGGGGDSGGSSSSSSSSSSSSSSSTGSGSSSTSSSSSGGSSSSGTSSKVA from the coding sequence ATGCCCACCTACGAGTACGAATGCACCACCTGCGGCCACCAGTTCGAGGCCGTGCAGTCGATGAAGGACCCCAAGCTCACGGATTGCCCCCAAGAGAGCTGTGCCGGACCGGTGCAACGCAAGCTCGGCAAGGGCGCTGGCATCATTTTCAAGGGCAGCGGCTTCTACATCACCGACTACCGCAGCGAATCCTACAAGGCTGCCGCCAAGAAGGATAGTGCCGGCGGGGGCGGTGGAGACAGCGGCGGCTCGTCGTCGTCGTCCTCATCGAGTTCCTCGTCTTCCAGCTCAAGCACAGGCTCAGGCTCCAGTTCGACCTCCTCTTCCAGCAGCGGTGGTTCCAGTTCGTCCGGGACCTCCAGCAAGGTTGCCTGA
- a CDS encoding VOC family protein yields MKAKPIPQGYEGATPYLVCKDAKATIEFYKKAFGAILEYQLHMPDGKIGHAEMEIGGGTIMLADEFPDWKCLSPATIGGSGSSTLIYVEDVDAFFQKAVAAGAKVLQPLEDAFYGDRTCKLEDPSGHAWTFSTRVEDVSPEEMQRRLNERCKQ; encoded by the coding sequence ATGAAAGCCAAACCGATTCCTCAAGGATACGAAGGCGCGACACCCTACCTCGTCTGCAAGGACGCCAAGGCGACAATTGAGTTCTATAAGAAAGCATTCGGCGCCATCCTGGAGTACCAGCTCCACATGCCCGATGGCAAGATCGGCCACGCAGAGATGGAGATCGGCGGTGGCACGATCATGCTGGCAGATGAGTTTCCTGATTGGAAATGTCTGAGCCCGGCGACGATTGGCGGTTCGGGTTCCTCAACCCTCATCTATGTGGAAGATGTGGATGCCTTCTTTCAAAAGGCGGTGGCCGCAGGCGCGAAGGTGCTACAGCCTCTGGAGGACGCCTTCTATGGCGACCGTACCTGCAAGCTGGAGGATCCCTCGGGCCATGCGTGGACCTTCTCCACCCGTGTCGAAGATGTTTCCCCAGAGGAAATGCAACGCCGCCTCAACGAGCGATGCAAGCAGTAG
- a CDS encoding GNAT family N-acetyltransferase, producing the protein MSLPPLIWDTFQALHAPPQAMDDLWAEGWRHFGAEFFRYSVSPQADGWQTIVPLRLSLAGLTLTKSQRRVLRKNEDVELRVVPATISDEAKAMFQRHKERFTENVPEALTTFLSTEPGTVPCRCMEFQAWVAGKLAAISYLDLGEKAVSSVYGMFDPEHAKRSLGIYTLLQEMLWAQAQGYALYYPGYATSGSSAYDYKKQLQGLQGYCWTQQRWMPREAIKVGTWVMG; encoded by the coding sequence ATGAGCCTGCCCCCCCTCATCTGGGATACGTTCCAAGCGCTGCATGCCCCGCCGCAGGCGATGGATGACCTTTGGGCGGAGGGATGGAGGCATTTCGGCGCGGAGTTCTTCCGCTACAGCGTGAGTCCGCAGGCGGACGGCTGGCAGACCATCGTGCCGCTGCGCTTGAGCCTTGCAGGCCTCACCCTCACCAAAAGCCAGCGGCGCGTGCTGAGGAAGAATGAGGACGTGGAACTGCGCGTCGTGCCTGCCACGATTTCCGACGAAGCGAAGGCCATGTTCCAGCGGCACAAGGAGCGCTTCACTGAGAATGTCCCCGAGGCGCTCACCACCTTCCTCTCCACAGAGCCGGGCACCGTCCCCTGTCGTTGCATGGAGTTCCAGGCATGGGTCGCGGGCAAGCTGGCCGCCATCAGCTACCTCGACCTAGGAGAGAAAGCAGTGTCCAGCGTGTACGGCATGTTCGACCCGGAGCATGCCAAGCGCAGCCTCGGCATCTACACCCTCCTGCAGGAAATGTTGTGGGCGCAGGCACAGGGGTACGCCCTGTACTACCCCGGCTACGCCACCAGCGGGTCGAGCGCGTATGATTACAAAAAGCAGCTCCAGGGGCTGCAAGGCTACTGCTGGACCCAGCAGCGGTGGATGCCCCGGGAGGCAATCAAGGTGGGGACGTGGGTGATGGGGTGA
- a CDS encoding sulfurtransferase, with the protein MPDTVSIQNIAAYKFAPMQDLRDLRACLLAKCKGWNLKGTILLSPEGINLFVAGEASGIEALLAELRSLPGLADLAPKYSETDHQPFRRMLVRLKKEIITFGVEGINPALRTSPKLQARELKQWLDEGRPVTLLDTRNDYEVKLGTFKNALPIGIDTFRQFPDAVRKLPEEMKDQPVVMFCTGGIRCEKAGPFMEREGFKHILQLDGGILKYFEECGGEHYDGECFVFDQRVGVDPALQETESTQCFQCQSPLSPEDQRHERYVRNESCPYCFTEPVDKMLENIATRHEAIARITSPLPGSKPYENLRPFNIPAACDGMPLAEALARLVVPVGREAWVTACESGRILNANHEPVKPEQIVYGGQRYLHKLGEITEPDVNVSINILHEDEAIIVLNKPAPLPVHPGGRFNRNTLRHILHEVYQPQKPRQAHRLDANTSGVMVYARTRHFAGIIQPQFTAGEVAKFYLVRVKGHPDQDAFSCDAPIGNESGTMGTREVDDANGRKSRTEFKVLRRDGDGTALLEARPLTGRTNQIRLHLAHLGWPVVGDQAYLSGVQRGDTQTHEPDDAPLCLHSSRIQFVHPLTRQTVEFTAPPPAWAV; encoded by the coding sequence ATGCCAGATACCGTTTCGATTCAGAACATTGCCGCCTACAAATTCGCGCCCATGCAGGACTTGCGTGACCTGCGCGCGTGCCTGCTTGCCAAATGCAAGGGCTGGAACCTCAAGGGCACCATTCTGCTGAGCCCGGAGGGCATCAATCTCTTCGTCGCGGGCGAGGCGTCCGGCATCGAAGCACTGCTGGCTGAGTTGCGTTCACTGCCCGGCCTCGCGGACCTCGCGCCGAAGTACAGTGAGACGGACCACCAGCCCTTCCGCCGCATGCTGGTGCGGTTGAAGAAGGAGATCATCACCTTCGGCGTGGAGGGCATCAACCCCGCCCTGCGCACCTCGCCCAAGTTGCAGGCCAGGGAGCTGAAGCAGTGGCTCGATGAAGGCCGACCCGTGACGCTGCTGGACACGCGCAACGACTACGAGGTGAAGCTCGGCACCTTCAAGAACGCGCTGCCGATTGGCATCGATACCTTTCGTCAATTCCCCGATGCGGTGCGCAAGCTGCCGGAGGAAATGAAGGATCAGCCCGTGGTGATGTTCTGCACCGGCGGCATCCGCTGCGAGAAGGCGGGTCCCTTTATGGAGCGTGAGGGCTTCAAACACATCCTGCAGCTCGATGGCGGCATCCTGAAGTACTTCGAGGAATGCGGCGGCGAGCATTACGATGGCGAGTGCTTCGTCTTCGACCAGCGCGTGGGCGTGGACCCCGCACTGCAGGAGACCGAGTCCACCCAGTGCTTCCAGTGCCAGTCACCGCTCAGTCCGGAGGATCAGCGACACGAGCGCTACGTGAGGAATGAGTCCTGCCCGTACTGCTTCACGGAGCCTGTGGATAAGATGCTGGAGAACATCGCGACCAGGCATGAGGCGATAGCTCGCATCACCTCGCCGCTTCCGGGCAGCAAGCCATATGAAAACCTGCGCCCTTTCAACATCCCTGCCGCGTGCGATGGCATGCCACTGGCGGAGGCGCTGGCGCGGCTGGTTGTGCCGGTCGGTCGCGAGGCGTGGGTTACCGCGTGTGAGTCAGGTCGCATCCTGAACGCAAATCATGAGCCAGTGAAGCCAGAACAGATCGTGTACGGAGGCCAGCGCTATCTCCACAAGCTCGGGGAGATTACTGAGCCGGACGTGAATGTCTCCATCAACATCCTGCACGAAGATGAAGCCATCATTGTACTGAACAAACCAGCGCCACTGCCTGTGCACCCCGGCGGGCGATTCAATCGCAATACCCTGCGGCACATCCTCCATGAAGTGTATCAGCCGCAGAAGCCCCGCCAGGCTCACCGGCTGGATGCGAATACCAGCGGCGTCATGGTGTATGCGCGCACCAGACATTTTGCTGGGATAATCCAGCCCCAGTTCACCGCTGGCGAGGTCGCCAAGTTCTACCTCGTCCGCGTGAAAGGCCATCCTGACCAGGACGCGTTTTCCTGTGATGCTCCCATCGGCAATGAGTCGGGAACCATGGGCACGCGTGAGGTGGATGATGCCAATGGCAGGAAGTCGCGCACCGAGTTCAAGGTGTTGCGCCGCGATGGCGATGGTACGGCCTTGCTCGAAGCCCGGCCGCTCACCGGCCGCACCAATCAGATCCGCCTGCATCTCGCGCACCTCGGCTGGCCTGTGGTGGGAGACCAGGCTTATCTCTCCGGTGTTCAGCGCGGAGACACCCAGACTCATGAACCCGATGACGCACCCCTCTGCCTGCACTCCTCCCGCATCCAGTTCGTGCATCCGTTGACTCGCCAGACTGTCGAGTTCACCGCGCCACCGCCTGCGTGGGCCGTGTAG